CTCGCGGGCGGGATCGTTGAGCGGGACGAGACGCTCCTTCTGCCCCTTGCCCTTCACCAGCAGGAAGCCGTCGCGGTTGCGCGCCGCCGACACCGGAAGCGTGAGCAGCTCGGACACCCGCAGGCCCGACGCATAGAGCATCTCGACCATGCAGAGCAGTCGCAGACCTTCGGGCGTCTCTCCCGCCTGGACACGCGCGGCGACGATCAGCGCATCCATGTCATCGCGCGAGAGGACCTTGGGCAGCGGCCTCTCGCGGCGCGGCGCCTCGATCGCCGTGGTCGGATCGTCCTTGCGGACGCCGTCGGTATAGAGAAAGCCGTAGAACTGGCGCAGGGCCGAGAGGCGGCGGGCCTGGGTCGAGCCCGCGGCGCCGGATCGCGACAGGACTTCCAGATAAGCCTTGACGTCGTCGCGGGCAGCGCTGCGCACGCTGCCGCCCCTACCGGCGCGATGCGCGACGAAGTCGAGCAGGTCGCGGCGATAGGCGGCCAGGGTGTTGATGCTCGCGCCCCGCTCCGCCCCCATCATGTCGAGGAAGGATTCGATCAGCGCGGCATCGTCGGCCTTCATAGCGGCGACAGCGCCAGCGCCTCGACCGCGAGCGCCCGGGCGTCGGCGGTCAGCCCGGCCCGGTCCAGCGCGCGGACGCAGGCGATGAGGACACTGGGCGACAGGCCGCGTGG
The nucleotide sequence above comes from Rhizomicrobium sp.. Encoded proteins:
- a CDS encoding site-specific tyrosine recombinase XerD, translated to MKADDAALIESFLDMMGAERGASINTLAAYRRDLLDFVAHRAGRGGSVRSAARDDVKAYLEVLSRSGAAGSTQARRLSALRQFYGFLYTDGVRKDDPTTAIEAPRRERPLPKVLSRDDMDALIVAARVQAGETPEGLRLLCMVEMLYASGLRVSELLTLPVSAARNRDGFLLVKGKGQKERLVPLNDPAREAIAAYMTARDAFLPQGPRRAHAERFLFCSRAAEGHITRRRCHQMLKALALAANIDPDKLSPHVLRHAFATHLVEGGADLRSVQTLLGHSDIATTQIYTHVARDRLAAVVDDAHPLGRRRRKPPA